A window from Clostridiales bacterium encodes these proteins:
- the thpR gene encoding RNA 2',3'-cyclic phosphodiesterase: MRAFIGIGLPDSWRHTLNCCAEQVRAVCPEWRDARWVPPENLHVTLAFLGEIAPQTVDPIMTALHSTLSSHQPFTLTLKEPVVPVPHGRRVRMLWATLDDSSGKCEQIARAVGEAAASYGALQETRTFKPHITLARARSPLVYAAPGNGGFDQCITPCLTSDAAMSVALVTLYSSTLTPQGARYAILGNAPLAGR, translated from the coding sequence GTGAGAGCGTTCATCGGGATAGGACTTCCCGACAGTTGGCGCCACACGCTCAACTGCTGCGCAGAACAGGTACGAGCAGTATGCCCCGAGTGGCGGGACGCGCGTTGGGTGCCGCCCGAGAACCTGCACGTCACGCTTGCGTTCCTCGGCGAGATCGCTCCGCAGACGGTTGACCCCATCATGACGGCCCTGCACTCGACTCTATCGTCGCACCAGCCCTTCACGCTCACCCTCAAAGAGCCGGTGGTTCCAGTGCCCCACGGACGGCGCGTCCGCATGTTGTGGGCCACCCTCGATGACTCGTCAGGTAAGTGCGAGCAGATAGCGCGAGCTGTCGGCGAAGCGGCTGCTTCGTACGGCGCACTTCAAGAGACTCGCACGTTCAAGCCGCATATCACCCTCGCGCGAGCCCGCTCTCCGCTCGTGTACGCAGCGCCCGGCAACGGCGGTTTCGACCAGTGCATCACGCCCTGCCTCACGAGCGATGCAGCCATGTCAGTCGCTCTTGTTACGCTCTACTCGAGCACGCTGACACCACAAGGCGCCCGCTATGCGATCCTCGGCAACGCCCCACTTGCCGGACGTTGA